A single window of Cloacibacillus sp. DNA harbors:
- a CDS encoding metal-dependent transcriptional regulator translates to MQESGENYLETILILKNKNGLVRSIDVARELCVSKPSVSRAIGILKENGFISVEPGGELSLTDAGMARADAIYERHCLITKFLNEIVGVCPKTAEADACRIEHIISEETFEKIKEYAARESKPSARPKKGTRV, encoded by the coding sequence ATGCAGGAATCAGGGGAAAATTATCTTGAAACCATACTCATACTAAAAAATAAAAACGGCCTCGTGCGTTCCATCGACGTGGCGCGCGAGCTTTGCGTCAGCAAGCCCAGCGTCAGCCGCGCGATAGGCATACTGAAGGAAAACGGCTTCATCTCCGTGGAGCCGGGAGGCGAGCTGAGCCTCACCGACGCGGGCATGGCGCGGGCCGACGCCATCTACGAGCGTCACTGCCTGATAACGAAATTTCTCAATGAAATAGTCGGAGTCTGCCCAAAAACGGCGGAGGCCGACGCCTGCCGCATAGAACACATAATCAGCGAAGAGACCTTTGAAAAAATAAAAGAATACGCGGCGCGGGAATCAAAACCTTCGGCCAGACCCAAAAAAGGCACGAGGGTGTAA
- a CDS encoding right-handed parallel beta-helix repeat-containing protein: MKRRKILFIAAAMCVIFTAGFGVRAEAGSFGDLQKIVKEAAPGSVLVLSEDYTYDLSTDAAVPKEGITVDKAITIDGAGHTIDAIGAVRVFTVAADNAAFKNLTITKGGSTVSGGGVYVNQSLSASFEKVKIIKCGSEKGVHTKDGGAALFVDSKAQVTFTDCEISDNVGKDRAGGIYMRGNAVFKNTKIMNNTGGSRGGGIYVDPGYKAPNRGGEWGGNIKMYNCTIMGNKGGRGGGIYVNAENETLNIFENCTISSNDVSANSIGNGGGILFYNANGKLVNCTITGNRAKNGGGVILDVASKLELVNCTIASNVATVGGAGLYAHDGSHPEDTMKAVGTANFMGCVIVGNKLGTGVPQDISVHYSDNADKETKPELGPWVARYDGNFKSGGYNVLGTVDLAKPENVSLDVSITLDASDLKDQAANSVLKYDGESPALADNGGYVPTVALAEKSPALYFIPAGTSWLPATDARGTSRRNGAKNDAGAYGDKTDDSSSGGCAAASFPLILLAFGALTMIYKKR; the protein is encoded by the coding sequence ATGAAACGACGCAAGATATTATTTATTGCCGCGGCGATGTGCGTTATTTTCACAGCAGGGTTTGGCGTAAGGGCGGAGGCCGGAAGCTTCGGCGATCTGCAAAAGATCGTAAAAGAGGCGGCGCCTGGTTCTGTGCTCGTGCTTTCCGAGGACTACACCTACGACCTATCAACGGACGCAGCAGTGCCAAAAGAGGGCATCACCGTTGACAAGGCAATTACCATCGACGGCGCCGGGCATACGATTGACGCTATTGGCGCGGTCAGAGTATTTACAGTTGCCGCAGACAACGCCGCATTTAAAAATCTCACAATTACAAAGGGCGGCTCCACTGTAAGCGGCGGCGGCGTCTACGTCAATCAGTCGCTTTCGGCAAGTTTTGAAAAGGTGAAGATTATAAAGTGCGGCTCTGAAAAAGGCGTACACACAAAAGACGGAGGAGCCGCGCTCTTCGTCGATTCAAAGGCACAAGTCACCTTCACAGACTGCGAAATTTCCGACAACGTCGGCAAGGACAGAGCCGGCGGCATCTATATGCGCGGAAACGCCGTCTTTAAAAATACAAAAATAATGAACAACACCGGAGGCTCGCGGGGCGGCGGCATCTATGTCGACCCAGGATATAAAGCGCCCAACCGCGGCGGCGAGTGGGGCGGCAACATCAAAATGTACAACTGCACCATCATGGGCAACAAGGGCGGGCGCGGCGGCGGCATTTACGTCAACGCTGAAAATGAGACGCTCAATATCTTTGAAAACTGCACCATCAGCTCAAACGACGTCTCAGCAAACAGCATCGGCAACGGCGGCGGCATCCTTTTTTATAATGCAAACGGCAAACTTGTGAACTGCACGATAACCGGCAACCGGGCGAAAAACGGCGGCGGCGTCATCCTTGACGTGGCAAGCAAGCTTGAACTTGTCAACTGCACGATAGCCTCAAACGTGGCGACGGTCGGCGGCGCGGGCCTGTACGCCCACGACGGCTCGCACCCCGAGGATACGATGAAGGCCGTGGGAACGGCGAACTTTATGGGCTGCGTCATCGTCGGCAATAAACTGGGAACAGGCGTTCCGCAAGACATAAGCGTACATTATTCCGACAACGCCGATAAGGAGACAAAGCCAGAACTTGGGCCATGGGTCGCGCGCTACGATGGCAATTTCAAAAGCGGCGGATATAACGTTTTAGGAACCGTCGACCTCGCAAAGCCGGAAAACGTCTCGCTTGACGTGAGCATAACGCTCGACGCCTCAGACTTGAAAGACCAGGCGGCAAACAGCGTCCTTAAATATGACGGCGAGTCGCCGGCGCTTGCAGACAACGGCGGATACGTGCCTACAGTGGCTCTTGCGGAAAAGAGCCCGGCGCTTTACTTCATCCCAGCGGGGACCTCATGGCTGCCCGCGACGGACGCGCGCGGCACGTCGCGCAGAAACGGCGCAAAGAACGACGCCGGCGCCTACGGAGACAAAACCGACGACAGCTCCTCCGGCGGATGCGCCGCAGCGTCGTTCCCCCTGATACTGCTGGCCTTTGGCGCACTTACGATGATTTATAAAAAAAGATAG